In a genomic window of Flavobacterium sp. KACC 22761:
- a CDS encoding RagB/SusD family nutrient uptake outer membrane protein — translation MKKYLYTTVITLTLFSTLCISCSDEFVDPTPEYSIDSENYFNSKEDYNQALVAAYDLLQSSYANVILGEIASDNTLCGGESPTDVIGWQQIDNMIHTPVNSNLRDIWNWMFAGVQRANYILEFKDKTDFQGKTQVIAEARFLRAYYQFELVKWFGGIPMKGDARFKIGDEKTIPRSSKEEVFASIEADLTFAAANLSPIASQKGRATKGAALALLGKAYLYENKFAQAATALDGVITSGKYSLVSDYNSIFEEAGENNAESVFEVQYTDIEGAGFGCLQCSEGNVAVGFSGVRNYSGPLFSSGFSFNIPTKESAEAFEAGDKRKDVAILDIVAFAAANSNYDGGKGVSYGKGNEDTGYFNRKYLPRKRSAAAAGDLNLTNPNNYRAIRYADVLLMAAEAYSRAGNNDAKAREYLNQVRRRAFGDNNHDITASGQALTDFIYAERRVELFGEGHRFFDLVRTGKAVGKIPGFTANKNELFPLPIEEIQFSNGNWQQNPGY, via the coding sequence ATGAAAAAATATTTATACACAACCGTTATAACGCTTACTCTGTTTTCGACATTATGCATTTCATGTTCGGATGAGTTCGTAGATCCTACACCAGAATATTCTATCGATTCTGAAAATTATTTCAATTCAAAAGAAGATTACAATCAAGCACTAGTTGCCGCTTATGATCTATTGCAATCATCGTATGCAAATGTCATATTGGGTGAAATTGCTTCAGACAATACCTTATGTGGGGGAGAAAGCCCAACAGACGTAATTGGTTGGCAACAAATTGACAATATGATTCATACTCCAGTAAACAGCAATTTAAGAGATATTTGGAATTGGATGTTTGCAGGTGTTCAAAGAGCCAATTATATTCTTGAGTTTAAGGATAAGACTGATTTTCAAGGAAAAACACAAGTTATAGCCGAAGCACGTTTTTTAAGAGCATACTATCAGTTTGAGTTAGTGAAATGGTTTGGTGGTATTCCGATGAAAGGCGATGCGAGGTTTAAAATTGGAGATGAAAAAACAATACCGCGTTCAAGTAAGGAAGAAGTCTTTGCTTCAATCGAAGCCGATTTGACTTTTGCGGCTGCTAATTTATCTCCAATTGCTTCTCAAAAAGGACGTGCTACAAAAGGTGCTGCATTGGCGCTTCTAGGAAAAGCATATTTGTATGAAAATAAATTCGCTCAAGCAGCAACAGCTTTAGATGGTGTAATTACTTCAGGAAAATATTCTCTAGTATCAGATTACAATTCAATTTTTGAAGAAGCTGGAGAAAATAATGCTGAATCTGTTTTTGAAGTGCAATATACAGATATTGAAGGTGCTGGATTTGGTTGTCTGCAATGTAGTGAAGGTAACGTAGCTGTTGGATTTAGCGGTGTCAGAAATTATTCTGGCCCACTTTTCTCTTCTGGATTCAGTTTTAATATTCCAACAAAAGAAAGCGCCGAAGCTTTTGAAGCAGGTGACAAACGTAAAGATGTTGCGATTTTAGATATTGTTGCTTTTGCTGCTGCAAATTCTAATTATGATGGAGGAAAAGGGGTAAGCTACGGAAAAGGAAATGAAGATACGGGTTACTTCAACAGAAAATATCTTCCAAGAAAAAGAAGCGCAGCTGCTGCTGGAGATTTGAATTTGACAAATCCAAATAATTACAGAGCCATTCGTTATGCTGATGTTTTATTGATGGCGGCTGAAGCTTACAGTCGTGCAGGAAATAATGATGCAAAAGCAAGAGAGTATTTAAATCAGGTAAGAAGAAGAGCTTTTGGAGATAACAATCACGATATCACAGCTTCAGGACAGGCTTTGACCGATTTTATTTATGCTGAGAGAAGAGTGGAACTTTTTGGCGAAGGACATCGTTTCTTTGATTTGGTAAGAACTGGAAAAGCGGTTGGTAAAATACCAGGTTTTACAGCTAACAAAAACGAATTATTCCCGCTTCCAATTGAAGAAATTCAATTTTCAAACGGAAACTGGCAACAAAATCCTGGATACTAA
- a CDS encoding TonB-dependent receptor: MKSKLLLIVLSLCTSFAFAQSIDVSGTVVDGSGLSLPGVNVKVKSSSQSTTTDFDGSFKLTGVSKGASIVFSYIGYRTQEIAVTGTKMTVKMADDAKSLEEVVVIGYGTQKKREITGAVSVVDSKTLDILKPARIEQALQGTVSGVNVTTQSGAPGAGLDIRIRGIATNGQNSPTAIIDGYVGDFSLLNPNDIETITVLKDAQAAIYGTIGANGIILVTTKMGKKNSKTKVSFNSYAGFQETSRKLPTLNATEYALLLNESYANGGKPLPYPNVSGLGTGTNWQDEVFQKGAPIINNDLTISGGSENITYSISGSHLDQEGIVGGDKSGYLRNTARIGLGADLSSKIKLRTNVIYTYFTRKTLNENGLGSVLFNALNVPATLSPYNADGSFTLVPNTTGLGNEIINPLAQIANSYNNYNYKKINGNFGLDYKIFKGFTLSSAIGFNTSNSESKTFNPQISYGGKVFDVQRSSVTQGAVNDNNYSFDLFGTYTTKIADAHNITGTLGTTIFKEWGNGLSATGYDVPNNSWQFADISLTKGISETLTNSSYNYDQRRLSYYARLQYDYKEKYLVSGMTRRDASTKFGPGNKIGYFSSVTGGWIVSKEEFFGEPKFINFLKLRASYGTLGNDQIPNYGYLGLLNGEATYVFDGAIVNGSSTGQVPNPDLKWEEAKKFDVGLDMKILNDKVYIVADYFNDVRKDLLVPNIPVSGINGTGAPGASAPTLNAGSVKNSGFEFAIDYKDKFSDSFNFAVSYNVTFLKNVVQEVNNGTGFIEGGAFGVGQPAPSRMEVGKPIGYFYGYKTDGVFQNQAEIDAHPSQLALGANAAPGDLRIVDVNGDGKIDTNDKTNIGDPIPSATMGFNIQMNYKNVDFAMYTFASVGNDMVRNYERTLSDANRLNYVLDRWTGEGSTNSTPRVTTGATANNVFSDYFVEDASYFRIQNIQLGYSLNPNVAQKAGLTKLRLYVGVNNLYTFTKYKGFDPGASFGPGNRDNVSQSPIGAGIDYGFYPIPRTYLMGLNFNF; encoded by the coding sequence ATGAAATCGAAATTGTTACTAATTGTACTATCGTTGTGCACATCATTTGCCTTTGCGCAATCAATTGATGTAAGCGGAACGGTAGTAGATGGGTCAGGATTATCATTGCCTGGCGTAAATGTAAAAGTTAAAAGTTCGTCGCAAAGTACAACCACAGACTTTGACGGATCTTTTAAGTTAACCGGAGTTTCAAAAGGGGCTTCAATTGTATTCAGTTATATAGGATACAGAACGCAAGAAATTGCCGTTACTGGAACCAAAATGACTGTAAAAATGGCTGATGACGCAAAATCACTCGAAGAAGTTGTGGTTATTGGTTACGGTACTCAGAAAAAAAGAGAAATTACCGGAGCAGTATCTGTTGTTGACAGTAAAACACTGGACATCTTGAAACCGGCCAGAATTGAACAAGCTTTACAAGGAACGGTTTCGGGTGTGAATGTAACTACACAATCTGGTGCGCCAGGTGCAGGGTTGGATATTCGTATTCGTGGTATTGCTACAAACGGACAAAACTCGCCAACTGCTATTATTGACGGTTATGTGGGAGATTTTAGTTTGTTAAATCCAAATGACATTGAAACCATTACCGTTTTAAAAGATGCTCAAGCGGCAATCTACGGGACAATTGGTGCAAACGGAATTATTTTGGTGACAACCAAAATGGGAAAAAAGAATTCTAAAACAAAAGTTTCTTTCAACAGCTACGCAGGATTTCAAGAAACATCTCGAAAACTTCCAACTTTAAACGCCACAGAATACGCACTTTTATTAAATGAAAGTTATGCAAATGGCGGAAAACCGCTTCCTTATCCAAATGTGAGCGGACTAGGAACAGGTACAAACTGGCAAGACGAAGTTTTCCAGAAAGGTGCACCTATTATTAATAATGATTTAACTATTTCTGGAGGTTCAGAAAACATCACGTATTCCATCAGTGGATCGCATTTAGATCAGGAAGGAATTGTTGGTGGCGATAAATCAGGGTATTTAAGAAATACGGCAAGAATTGGTTTAGGCGCTGATTTAAGCAGTAAAATCAAGTTAAGAACAAATGTTATCTACACCTATTTCACCAGAAAAACATTAAATGAAAATGGTCTAGGATCTGTATTGTTTAATGCGTTAAACGTTCCGGCGACTTTAAGTCCGTATAATGCAGACGGCAGTTTTACGCTTGTGCCAAATACTACAGGATTAGGAAATGAAATCATTAATCCATTGGCACAAATTGCAAATTCTTACAACAATTACAATTACAAGAAAATCAACGGAAATTTTGGACTAGATTATAAAATCTTCAAAGGATTTACGCTTTCAAGCGCAATAGGTTTTAATACTTCAAACAGTGAGTCAAAAACATTTAATCCACAAATAAGCTACGGCGGAAAAGTTTTTGATGTACAAAGAAGTTCGGTTACGCAAGGTGCGGTAAATGATAATAATTATTCATTTGACCTTTTTGGAACTTATACAACCAAAATTGCCGATGCTCATAATATTACAGGAACTTTAGGGACAACAATCTTTAAAGAATGGGGTAATGGACTTTCAGCAACGGGTTATGATGTTCCGAACAACTCATGGCAATTCGCAGATATTTCTTTAACAAAAGGAATTTCAGAAACATTGACAAATAGTTCTTATAATTATGACCAAAGAAGGTTGTCATATTATGCAAGACTTCAGTACGATTACAAAGAAAAGTATTTAGTGTCTGGAATGACGCGTCGTGATGCTTCGACTAAATTTGGTCCAGGAAATAAAATCGGATATTTTTCATCTGTTACAGGTGGATGGATTGTTTCTAAGGAAGAATTTTTTGGAGAGCCTAAGTTTATCAATTTCTTAAAACTAAGAGCTAGTTACGGAACGTTAGGAAATGATCAGATTCCGAATTATGGTTATTTAGGACTTTTGAACGGTGAAGCGACCTATGTTTTTGACGGTGCAATTGTAAATGGAAGTTCAACAGGACAAGTTCCAAATCCGGATTTAAAATGGGAAGAAGCGAAAAAATTCGATGTTGGTTTGGATATGAAAATCTTAAACGACAAAGTTTATATCGTAGCAGATTATTTCAATGATGTCAGAAAAGATTTATTGGTGCCAAATATCCCAGTTTCAGGAATTAACGGAACAGGCGCTCCGGGCGCAAGTGCTCCAACTTTAAATGCTGGATCGGTTAAAAACTCAGGTTTTGAATTTGCAATTGATTACAAAGACAAATTCTCTGATTCTTTCAATTTCGCTGTTAGTTATAATGTCACTTTCCTTAAAAATGTGGTACAAGAAGTTAATAATGGTACAGGATTTATTGAAGGAGGAGCATTTGGTGTTGGTCAGCCAGCGCCTTCACGCATGGAAGTTGGAAAACCAATTGGTTATTTCTACGGATATAAAACAGATGGAGTTTTTCAAAATCAAGCAGAAATTGACGCGCATCCTTCTCAATTAGCTTTAGGTGCAAATGCAGCTCCTGGTGATCTTCGTATTGTTGACGTAAATGGAGATGGAAAAATCGATACAAATGATAAAACTAATATTGGCGATCCAATTCCATCTGCAACAATGGGTTTCAATATTCAGATGAATTACAAAAATGTTGATTTTGCCATGTACACTTTTGCGTCTGTTGGCAATGACATGGTTCGAAATTACGAAAGAACACTTTCTGATGCCAATCGTTTAAATTATGTTTTAGACAGATGGACAGGCGAAGGATCAACAAATTCAACGCCTAGAGTTACGACTGGAGCAACAGCAAACAATGTTTTTTCTGATTATTTTGTAGAAGATGCGTCTTATTTCAGAATCCAAAATATTCAGTTAGGATATTCCCTTAATCCAAATGTGGCTCAAAAAGCAGGACTTACAAAACTAAGACTTTACGTTGGGGTAAATAATTTATACACATTTACAAAGTATAAAGGTTTTGATCCGGGTGCATCATTTGGTCCAGGAAATCGTGATAATGTTTCTCAGTCGCCAATTGGTGCAGGAATCGATTACGGTTTCTATCCAATTCCTAGAACTTATTTGATGGGATTAAACTTTAATTTTTAA
- a CDS encoding triple tyrosine motif-containing protein, which translates to MKTKLSALFLLMSLFLFAQEFPPIVKYSASVYGAGNQSWMISQDDENYLYFANNDGLLEYNGTNWQLYPAPNETILRSVKVIGNKIYTGTYMNFGYWTRKSDGKLKYTSLSDKIKGKILDDEQFWNILKYDQWILFQSLNRIYIYDTKTGQFKIIAPKNGVVKSFAPKNAIYFQTSKEGLFEIESGKAKLVSDHPILKKFTIANIFTTDEGLLLQTQLDGMYKLVGNTLTPFVTDVDSELKSSFVYSSQRLQDGSFALGTVSNGIFVLSDKGKLKYHLSQSKGLSNNTALSLFEDKDQNLWAGLDNGINCINMQSPVHSFTDDSGVLGTVYASAVYKGILYIGTNQGLFCRPLQSNSDFKFINGTKGQVWSLFVYEDTLFCGHDSGTFVVTNDTARSIFSASGTWKFEPSPNNKNLLLQGNYYGISVLEKINNQWAFRNKIQGFDYSSRYFEIANRSEIYVSHEYKGIFRLKLDNSLQKTDGFYTYKSPKNGTRASLTKFNNAIYYAYKGGIFKLNSKTRQFEKDALLSSIFEKDEYTSGKLITDKSNKIWLFSKNYIHYFSASKLSNQLKQNVIPIPASLTNSMLGYENITQISKSTYLIGTTDGYYTLNIDDLIFKNYKVNITGIAINKQNEVLKDVAIGEEGSFHSNDNNITLNYTVPEYNKYINTEYQYLLEGFQNEWSEWSTKATVNFKNLSPGKYTFKVRAKYANTILENTAVYTFVISKPWYLTNLAVFIYFLLMLAMAYFINKAYRNYYQKQKEKLIEENNLLLEIKELENEQQLMKLRNEQLSQDVDMKSRELAVSTMSLNSKNELLAFIKEDLQKTGEGKNIKSVISTINKNITEEDSWNVFKEAFDNADKDFLKRIKQLHPLLTPNDLRLCAYLRLNLSSKEIAPLFNISVRSVEIKRYRLRKKMDLQHENGLVEYILAV; encoded by the coding sequence TTGAAAACAAAACTTTCTGCCCTTTTTCTATTAATGAGTTTGTTCTTGTTTGCACAAGAGTTTCCGCCAATTGTAAAATATTCGGCTTCAGTTTATGGTGCTGGAAATCAAAGTTGGATGATTTCGCAAGATGATGAGAACTATTTATATTTCGCAAATAACGATGGGCTTCTGGAATATAATGGTACAAACTGGCAATTGTATCCGGCGCCGAACGAAACGATTTTGCGATCTGTAAAAGTCATTGGAAATAAGATTTATACAGGAACATACATGAATTTTGGTTATTGGACGCGAAAATCGGATGGGAAGCTAAAATATACTTCGTTAAGTGACAAGATAAAAGGAAAGATTCTCGACGATGAGCAATTTTGGAATATATTAAAGTACGATCAATGGATTTTGTTTCAGTCATTAAACCGAATTTACATTTACGATACAAAGACAGGACAATTCAAAATAATCGCTCCCAAAAATGGTGTTGTCAAATCATTTGCACCAAAAAATGCGATATACTTTCAGACCTCGAAGGAAGGTCTTTTTGAAATTGAAAGTGGCAAAGCCAAATTGGTTTCAGACCATCCAATTCTTAAAAAATTTACAATTGCCAATATTTTTACAACTGATGAAGGACTGTTACTTCAAACACAGCTCGACGGAATGTATAAACTCGTTGGAAATACGTTAACGCCTTTTGTTACTGATGTTGATTCAGAATTAAAATCGAGTTTTGTTTATAGCAGTCAGCGACTTCAAGATGGGAGTTTTGCCTTAGGAACGGTTTCAAACGGAATTTTTGTTTTATCAGATAAAGGGAAATTAAAATATCATCTTTCGCAAAGCAAAGGTTTGAGTAATAATACGGCTTTGTCACTTTTTGAAGATAAAGACCAAAATTTATGGGCGGGACTTGACAACGGAATCAATTGTATTAATATGCAATCGCCTGTACATAGTTTTACTGACGATTCGGGCGTTTTGGGAACCGTTTATGCCTCGGCGGTTTATAAAGGAATTTTATACATTGGAACAAATCAGGGACTTTTTTGCAGACCGCTTCAAAGCAATAGTGATTTTAAATTCATAAATGGAACAAAAGGGCAAGTTTGGTCACTTTTTGTTTATGAGGACACACTTTTTTGCGGGCATGATTCTGGAACTTTTGTCGTGACAAATGATACAGCCAGAAGTATTTTCTCTGCTTCGGGAACTTGGAAATTTGAACCTTCTCCAAATAATAAAAATTTATTGCTCCAAGGAAATTATTACGGAATTTCGGTTTTGGAGAAAATCAATAATCAATGGGCATTTCGAAATAAAATTCAGGGATTCGATTATTCTTCGCGCTATTTTGAAATTGCAAATCGTTCAGAAATTTATGTAAGCCACGAATACAAAGGAATTTTTAGATTGAAACTTGACAATTCATTGCAAAAAACGGATGGTTTTTACACGTATAAATCGCCTAAAAATGGTACACGTGCGAGTTTGACCAAATTCAATAATGCAATTTATTACGCTTACAAAGGCGGTATTTTCAAGTTGAATTCAAAAACAAGACAATTTGAAAAAGACGCTCTTTTGAGTTCAATTTTTGAAAAAGATGAATATACTTCTGGCAAGTTAATTACAGATAAATCCAATAAAATTTGGCTTTTCTCTAAAAATTATATCCATTATTTCTCGGCAAGCAAACTCAGCAATCAGCTGAAACAAAATGTCATTCCGATTCCGGCATCTCTGACCAATTCGATGCTTGGGTATGAAAACATTACTCAAATTTCTAAATCGACTTATTTAATTGGTACAACAGATGGTTATTATACTTTAAATATTGACGATTTGATTTTTAAAAATTACAAAGTTAATATCACAGGTATTGCGATAAATAAGCAAAATGAAGTTTTGAAAGATGTTGCAATTGGAGAAGAAGGAAGTTTTCACTCAAACGACAACAATATTACTTTAAATTATACGGTTCCGGAGTACAATAAATACATCAATACAGAATATCAATACTTATTGGAAGGTTTTCAGAATGAATGGAGCGAGTGGAGTACAAAAGCGACGGTGAATTTCAAAAATCTTTCACCAGGAAAATATACGTTTAAAGTTAGAGCGAAATACGCCAACACCATTCTTGAAAACACGGCCGTTTACACTTTTGTAATTTCAAAACCTTGGTATTTGACCAATTTGGCTGTTTTTATATATTTTCTGTTGATGCTTGCGATGGCTTATTTTATTAATAAAGCGTACAGAAATTATTATCAAAAGCAAAAAGAAAAATTAATTGAAGAAAATAATCTTTTGCTTGAAATAAAAGAATTAGAAAACGAACAGCAATTAATGAAACTCAGAAATGAACAGCTTTCTCAAGATGTCGATATGAAAAGCAGAGAATTGGCAGTTTCTACAATGAGTTTAAATAGTAAAAATGAATTGTTGGCTTTTATCAAAGAAGATTTGCAGAAAACGGGTGAAGGGAAAAATATCAAATCAGTGATCAGTACGATTAATAAAAATATTACTGAAGAAGATTCTTGGAATGTATTTAAAGAAGCTTTCGATAATGCAGATAAGGATTTCTTAAAACGCATCAAACAATTACATCCTCTTCTGACTCCAAATGACCTTCGTTTGTGCGCCTATCTTCGATTAAATCTTTCTTCAAAAGAGATTGCGCCACTGTTTAATATTTCGGTCCGAAGTGTTGAAATTAAAAGATACCGTTTGCGCAAAAAAATGGATTTGCAGCACGAAAACGGTTTAGTTGAATATATTTTGGCTGTATAG
- a CDS encoding PKD domain-containing protein, whose amino-acid sequence MKKIYLIVNLFVLATLIGCANDDALDVDLDSIAAPTNVSALTTVTQDNTGKVTFIPTGEGATQYKISFGDGTPESVYIPSGGTVTHTYKEGTYKSKITAMNVNGKTTEVTKDVIVSFRAPENLVVEITNDLSVSKKVTVKATADFALFYDVYFGEAGKPDPVSANNGESVSYTYKEAGVYTVRVVSKSAAIKTTEYTAQVIAKLVVAPSASAPTPPNRQPADVISIYGTKYANVAGTNYFPDWGQAGQGSSWAEFDLNGDKMLNYIKLSYQGIALADNVTIDVSKMEYLHMDVWTADLQKIETSLIQTGPSEKPVVKDLTANQWTSIDIPISAWTSQGLTVDKIFQLKFVGTPWAGGTVFIDNIYFYKAPAESIALPIDFESANLAYNWGGFGNVIASMTTNPDKTGANVSDKVVKLEKKSGAETWAGASLNLDASPDFSKGTKVKVAVWSPKVGADILYKMELSTSPKDGNGNPSVNFEVHASTTVANAWQILTFDLTSAASFNSSIKYDRVILFPDFGQTGTGATYYFDDIKQSN is encoded by the coding sequence ATGAAAAAAATATATTTAATAGTAAATCTTTTCGTTTTGGCAACGCTAATTGGTTGCGCAAACGATGATGCTCTTGATGTTGATTTAGACAGTATTGCGGCGCCAACAAATGTGTCCGCGCTGACAACAGTTACACAAGACAATACAGGAAAAGTAACTTTTATCCCGACGGGAGAAGGGGCAACACAATATAAAATCAGTTTTGGTGATGGAACTCCGGAGTCGGTTTATATTCCTTCTGGCGGAACTGTAACACATACTTATAAAGAAGGAACTTATAAGTCGAAAATTACTGCAATGAATGTTAATGGAAAAACAACTGAAGTGACGAAAGATGTTATCGTTTCATTTAGAGCTCCTGAAAATTTGGTTGTTGAAATCACAAATGATTTATCAGTTTCGAAAAAAGTGACAGTTAAAGCAACTGCAGATTTTGCTTTGTTTTATGACGTTTATTTTGGAGAAGCTGGAAAACCAGACCCAGTTTCGGCAAACAATGGTGAATCTGTTTCCTATACATATAAGGAAGCTGGCGTTTATACAGTTCGTGTTGTTTCAAAAAGTGCTGCAATCAAAACAACTGAATATACAGCTCAAGTTATAGCAAAACTGGTTGTAGCGCCTTCGGCATCTGCACCAACGCCTCCTAACAGACAGCCAGCTGATGTTATTTCTATTTATGGTACAAAATATGCCAATGTTGCAGGAACAAATTATTTTCCAGACTGGGGACAAGCAGGACAAGGAAGTAGCTGGGCAGAGTTTGATCTGAATGGCGATAAAATGCTGAATTATATCAAATTAAGCTACCAAGGAATTGCATTAGCAGACAATGTAACGATAGATGTTTCTAAAATGGAATATCTACACATGGACGTTTGGACAGCTGATTTACAAAAAATTGAGACTTCATTGATTCAGACTGGACCTTCAGAAAAACCTGTCGTAAAAGATCTTACTGCAAATCAATGGACAAGTATTGATATTCCAATTTCGGCATGGACAAGCCAAGGATTAACGGTTGATAAAATTTTCCAATTGAAATTTGTTGGAACGCCTTGGGCAGGAGGAACGGTATTTATTGATAATATTTATTTCTACAAAGCACCTGCAGAATCAATTGCGTTGCCTATTGATTTTGAATCTGCTAATCTTGCTTATAACTGGGGCGGATTTGGAAATGTTATTGCTTCAATGACAACAAATCCAGACAAAACAGGAGCAAACGTATCTGATAAAGTAGTTAAATTGGAGAAAAAATCAGGTGCAGAAACTTGGGCTGGAGCTAGCTTGAATCTTGATGCTTCACCAGATTTCTCAAAAGGAACTAAAGTAAAAGTAGCCGTTTGGTCGCCAAAAGTTGGTGCTGATATTTTATACAAAATGGAGCTTTCGACATCGCCAAAAGACGGAAACGGAAACCCAAGCGTAAATTTTGAAGTGCATGCATCAACAACAGTAGCAAATGCTTGGCAGATTTTAACTTTTGACCTTACAAGTGCAGCAAGTTTCAATTCTAGCATCAAATACGACAGAGTGATTTTGTTCCCAGATTTTGGTCAAACAGGAACGGGAGCGACATATTACTTTGATGACATTAAACAATCCAATTAA
- a CDS encoding glycoside hydrolase family 16 protein: MNKKIILKIVSFFAIVLMMGCQNDDFTFGSIDSPTNLKVTAEIIGKTTAAPNGDGSGTVKFTAKADGAISYKYVYSDGTSDNAPNGVITKRFTKTGVNTYTVTVIASGKGGVSTTTTTDVTVRSDFSDAEAIQFLTGGTSKKWYWSASEAGHLGVGQNDGDATKNYYGNYYQAGPWEKAGSPTSSCLYENELTFSLESGQLKFQLNNGGATFFNAAFESVGGGSSGSDACLAYDTSGKKTVSLSPSESVVMKNPNHATQTRGTMMNFSDGGFMGYYIGQSSYEILSITANRMVVRAVMGGNASLAWYHIFTTTKPSQTPTTPDKDYTNLVWSDEFNTDGAPDTSKWVYDLGRGDNGWGNNEKQNYTNSSTNVIVQGGNLKITAKKEASGGADYSSARLKSEGKYKFTYGKVEVRAKLPIGGGTWPAIWMLGANYATNAWPACGELDIMEHVGNSQNVIHGTLHYPGHSGGTANTGSKTIANVSTEFHIYKTIWSPEAVKIYVDDQLIHSVPNDASLPFNKDFFLILNVAMGGSFGGNIDAAFTQSSMEIDYVRVYQ, from the coding sequence ATGAACAAAAAAATAATTTTAAAAATAGTATCCTTCTTTGCGATTGTCTTGATGATGGGATGTCAAAATGATGATTTCACTTTTGGATCAATTGACTCACCAACAAATCTCAAAGTTACGGCTGAGATTATTGGTAAAACTACTGCAGCTCCAAACGGAGACGGTTCAGGAACGGTAAAATTTACAGCTAAAGCTGATGGTGCAATATCCTATAAATATGTGTATAGTGACGGAACATCTGATAATGCTCCAAACGGAGTAATTACAAAACGTTTTACAAAAACAGGAGTAAATACCTATACGGTAACTGTAATTGCTTCTGGAAAAGGTGGCGTAAGCACGACAACAACAACAGATGTTACAGTTAGAAGTGATTTTAGTGATGCTGAAGCTATACAATTCTTGACTGGCGGTACTTCTAAAAAATGGTATTGGTCGGCTTCAGAAGCTGGACATTTAGGAGTTGGTCAAAATGATGGTGATGCAACTAAAAACTATTATGGAAACTATTATCAGGCTGGACCTTGGGAAAAAGCAGGTTCACCAACCAGCAGCTGTTTATATGAAAATGAATTGACATTCTCTCTAGAAAGTGGCCAGCTTAAATTCCAATTAAACAATGGTGGCGCAACATTCTTTAACGCCGCTTTCGAAAGCGTAGGAGGAGGAAGCTCAGGTTCTGATGCTTGTTTGGCTTATGATACTTCAGGCAAAAAAACAGTTTCGTTGAGTCCTTCAGAATCTGTGGTAATGAAAAATCCAAATCATGCAACGCAAACAAGAGGAACAATGATGAACTTTTCAGATGGCGGATTTATGGGGTATTATATTGGTCAGAGTTCGTATGAGATTTTATCGATTACGGCTAACAGAATGGTAGTAAGAGCTGTTATGGGCGGAAATGCATCATTGGCTTGGTATCACATTTTTACGACTACAAAACCAAGTCAAACTCCAACCACACCAGATAAGGATTATACAAATCTAGTTTGGTCTGATGAATTTAATACTGATGGGGCGCCAGATACTTCAAAATGGGTTTACGATTTAGGACGTGGCGACAACGGATGGGGAAATAATGAAAAACAGAATTACACGAATTCGTCAACAAACGTAATTGTTCAGGGAGGTAATTTAAAAATTACAGCTAAAAAAGAAGCGTCAGGAGGGGCTGATTATTCTTCAGCTAGATTGAAATCTGAAGGGAAATATAAATTTACCTACGGAAAAGTTGAGGTACGTGCAAAACTTCCAATTGGTGGCGGAACTTGGCCAGCGATCTGGATGCTTGGAGCAAACTATGCTACAAATGCGTGGCCGGCTTGTGGAGAATTGGATATTATGGAGCATGTAGGAAACAGCCAGAATGTAATTCATGGTACGCTTCATTATCCTGGACATTCAGGTGGAACTGCTAATACTGGTTCAAAAACGATTGCAAATGTTTCGACAGAATTCCATATTTATAAAACAATCTGGAGTCCTGAAGCTGTAAAAATATATGTAGATGATCAGTTAATTCATTCGGTTCCTAATGATGCGAGTTTGCCTTTCAACAAAGACTTTTTCTTAATTTTGAATGTCGCAATGGGAGGTAGCTTTGGCGGTAATATTGATGCAGCTTTCACGCAGTCTTCTATGGAGATTGATTACGTTAGAGTGTACCAATAG